Proteins encoded by one window of Arachis ipaensis cultivar K30076 chromosome B04, Araip1.1, whole genome shotgun sequence:
- the LOC110271585 gene encoding uncharacterized protein LOC110271585, whose protein sequence is MISETVSEVHLLSGNNYKEWKDKILFHLGCADLDYALRREEPPTPTDASSQAEVALYERWEKSNRLSMMFIKSRISASIRGSIPDCRNVKDYMKAIDEQFESFSKALASTLMAQLSSMRLTSVRGLREHIMRLRDIAAQLKDLEVEISDSFLVHLILNSLPAQYGPFKISYNTHKEKWSINELLVMCVQEEGRLI, encoded by the coding sequence ATGATATCTGAAACTGTATCTGAAGTTCATTTGTTAAGTGGTAACAACTATAAAGAATGGAAAGATAAGATTCTCTTTCACTTAGGGTGTGCAGACCTTGACTATGCTCTTCGTAGGGAAGAGCCTCCGACACCTACTGATGCTAGTTCTCAAGCCGAGGTAGCATTATACGAACGGTGGGAGAAATCCAACCGTTTAAGTATGATGTTCATTAAGTCTCGTATTTCAGCTAGTATCCGAGGTTCAATTCCTGATTGTAGGAATGTCAAGGATTATATGAAGGCTATTGATGAACAGTTTGAGTCTTTTAGTAAGGCACTTGCAAGCACCCTAATGGCACAATTGTCATCTATGAGGCTTACCAGCGTAAGAGGTCTGCGGGAACACATCATGAGGTTGAGAGACATTGCAGCACAACTGAAAGATTTAGAGGTTGAGATCTCTGACTCATTTCTGGTGCATCTTATTCTAAATTCTCTTCCTGCCCAGTACGGACCATTTAAGATTTCTTATAACACACATAAGGAAAAATGGTCCATTAATGAATTACTGGTGATGTGTGTGCAAGAGGAAGGAAGGCTAATTTAG